In Chitinophagaceae bacterium, the genomic window CAACAGATCATATTCCAGCTGCATCTGGTTGATCTCGCGGTGGAGCGCTTTCTCCTTTGGTGAATCGAGATAGGTATAAGCGAGGTAAACAATAATAAATGCAAAAACAAGAGCGGCAGAAATAAATCCAAGAACGCGCAGGAATCTTGTCCGGAAAGCTTCTTCAAACTTTTCGTAACGCAATGCCTGGGTATTGTAATAGTATTTTACCTTTTTCATATTTCAAATCGTTCGTAACGGAATCTCCTGATCAAAGTCAATTGATTGCTGAAAACAAAACATTCAATGCATTTTATTTTCTCTCAAACACCTTTCACCGCACCACGCTTGAAGTAGTATTATTAGCTAATTTTACGCGCCCGAAGCAGTGGGAACTGAACAAAATTAACCAAATAAATTTCTGTAAACAAAGAACGACCATTACAACTCATATCATGAACGCTAAAGAAATACGCTCCGCTTTTCTTGAATTCTTTGCTTCCAAAGGTCATGCAATCGTGCCTTCGGCTCCTATTGTAATAAAGAATGATCCTACGCTGATGTTTACCAATGCAGGCATGAACCAGTTTAAAGATATTTTCCTGGGCGATAAAATTCCTGTTTCGAAACGTGTGGCAGATACTCAAAAATGTTTACGCGTATCCGGAAAACACAATGACCTCGAAGAGGTGGGTATTGATACTTATCATCATACCATGTTTGAAATGTTGGGTAACTGGTCATTCGGTGATTACTTTAAAGAAGAATCTATTGCATGGGCCTGGGAATTGCTGACTCAGGTGTATCAATTGCCTGCCGACAGATTATACGTCACCATTTTTGAAGGTGATGCGAAGGAAGGTTTAGAGAAAGATGAGGAGGCCGCAACTTTCTGGAAGAAATGGATTGCGGAGGACAGGATTATTTCAGGCAATAAGAAAGACAACTTCTGGGAAATGGGCGATACGGGTCCATGCGGCCCCTGCTCGGAAATTCATTTTGATAACCGTGATGACGAAGAAAGAAAAAAACTGGAAGGAAAAAATCTCGTGAATACCGGAGATCCGCAAGTGATAGAAATCTGGAACCTCGTTTTCATTCAATTCAATCGTCTGTCAAACGGGTCGTTGCAACCATTGCCTGCAAATCATGTAGATACAGGAATGGGCTTCGAGCGGCTGACACGTGTGATTCAGCAAAAAAAATCCAACTACGATTCTGATATCTTTCAACCGTTCATAGCGTTCATTGAAAATAAGTCAGCTATTAAATATGGCACTGCTGAAAAAACAGACGTTGCCATGCGCGTGATGAGTGATCATATACGTGCGATTGGATTTGCAATTGCAGATGGACAGTTACCGTCGAATACCGGAGCAGGTTATGTGATTCGCCGTATTCTTCGCCGTGCTGTACGTTATTATTACAGCTTTCTCAATGTGCAGACACCGGTCCTTTTCGAACTGGTGGAAATTCTTGCTAAGGAGTTCGGCGATGTTTTCCCGGAAATCAGCAAACAGCAGTCATTTGTTGCAAGAGTTATTGAAGAAGAGGAATCCTCGTTCCTGAAAACATTGTCGGATGGAATTAAACGGTTTGATCAGTATGCTGCAACATTAAAAGGCAATGCCAGGATGGTGGAAGGAAAGTTTGCTTTTGAGTTGTATGATACATTTGGTTTTCCGATCGATCTCACGCAACTACTGGCTGCAGAAAAAAACATTACCGTTGACCTTCCTGGATTCAACACGAGTTTAGATGAACAAAGAAAAAGATCAAGGAAGGCTGCTGAAGTGGTAACCGGTGATTGGATCGAGCTCAAGAAAGTTGACAAGATTGATTTTCTCGGATATGATTCACTGGAAGCTCAGTCAAATGTTGTGAAATACCGCAAGCAAAAAGCAAAAGACAAGGAAGTTTTTCAGTTGGTATTAAATCAAACACCTTTCTATGCAGAAAGTGGTGGTCAGTTGGGTGACCAGGGGAAATTATTTTTCGGGGAAGAAGAAATTAAAGTGCTTGATACCAAAAAGGAGAATGAGCTTATCATTCATTTTGTAAACAGGTTTCCAAAATCGTTTGATGAATCCGTGTTGGCAAAAGTGGATGTTGTTGCAAGAAATAGTATCATGAGCAACCACACGGCCACTCATTTAATGCATGCTGCATTACGTAAAATTCTTGGCACACATGTGCAGCAAAAAGGATCGTTGGTGGCACCTGATCATCTGCGTTTTGATTTTTCGCATTTCGCTAAAGTAACCAGGGAAGAGCTGGACGCGATTGAAACAATGGTGAATCAGAAAATAAGAGAGAATATAATTCGTGAAGTGGATGTAATGCCTGTTGCAGAAGCGATGAAAACCGGAGCGATGGCTTTATTCGGTGAGAAATACGGCGATAAAGTTCGTGTAGTCACTTTCGATAAAAATTTCTCCCGTGAATTATGCGGTGGCACCCATGTTCATTCTACCGGAGCAATTGGCTATTTCAAAATTATTTCTGAAGCAGCCGTGGCAGCAGGTGTTCGTCGCATTGAAGCAATTACCGGTGAAGCTGCGGAACAACTGATTCGTTCCACTTTCAATCGCCTGGAAACAATTGGTTCGTTACTCGGCAATGCAAAGGATGCTGAGAAAGGCATTCAACATTTACAGGAAGAAAATGCGCAGTTGAAAAAGCAGGTGGAATCATTCACTGCTATGCAGGTACAACAAGTAAAAGAAATGTTGAAAAAAACGTCAGAAAATATCGGAGGCATTCAGTTTATCGGCGCGGCTACTTCGTTGAACTCGGCTGATGCATTGAAAAAGCTTGCTTATGACTTACGAAATGAGGTAGAAAATCTGGTAGGTGTATTTGGTGCGGAAGCTGATGGAAAGGCACACCTTATGATTATTATTTCTGATAACCTCGTGAAGGAAAAATCGCTTGATGCAGGGAAAATGATCCGGATAATCAGCAAAGAAATAAATGGTGGTGGTGGTGGACAGAAATTTTTTGCTTCAGCAGGAGGCACTCATCCCGCCGGTATCAATAAAGCAATTGAAGCAGCCAGAGACGGGTTGAACGCAACAATAGGATAACCCTGCAATAATTCTTTTCCTGCTCCTTAGAATTCGAAAAGGTTATGGAGATGTGGTTATTCCACTTTCTTACCCGCAAAATTCATTTGCGTATTATCATAAAATTGGGGAGGATCATAAGAACCGCTAATGGCTTCAGTAAAGAGATATAAACTGTCTCCATTGAAATTGCCTACAATATTATGGTTGAATTCATTAAGCGCAAAAACACCGGCGGAGTCAACAAAAATCGGAGGTGCATCACTACCATGAATATCGATGAAGCCAATGGTTTCGTCAGTTATAGTAACTGTATAAGTATAAGCAGTGTCAATCTTATATACTCCATCCGCATCTACACCTGCACTGTGCTTTTCCACCCAACCTTCGTAAGTACCTGCATACTTAATCGTGTCTTCAGGTGGAATTGGATGTATTACTACTGGAGGCAGTTCATCTTTACAGGAAGCAAGAGCAAGCAGCAGGCAAAAAGAAAGTATTTGAATTTTCATAGTTCGCTAAATCGTGGCAAAAATAAGATAAATTCTACTTTCAAAACGTGAGCCACCATTTGGTGAGCCTGATTGTTTTCTTATAGAAGAAATACCAAATGCAATGCTTTTAATTAATGGATCTCTATGTAAAAATTTATTGTTAAGAATTGAACATTAAGCTTGCACAATTTGCATAAAAAAAAGTGTTTATTGTAAAAAAGGTAACAAATGATTGCTTTTTTGACAAAAAGACTTAATCTTTGTTTATATGAATGTAACGCAAGCCGTTAAGGATGTTCCGCACACCGAGCTTGACCAGCTTGATTTTCAAATCCTCTCGCAGCTTCAGCAAGACGGGCGTAAATCTTTTACTGACATCGCGGAGCAGTTGAAAGTATCGGTTGGCACGGTACGCAATCGCGTTCAATGGTTAACCGAAACAAAAACGCTGCAAGTGATTGGCCGGGTTGATCCGGAAAAGATCGGATTTCATGCGTATGCACATATTTTTATCAATGTAAGTCCGGCCAGCCTGATTATTCCGGTGGCCGAGAAAATTGCAAAGCTGCCTGAAGTAAGTTTTCTCGCCATGATCTCCGGCAACTTCGATCTTGAAGTGAACGTGATGTGCCGCAATAACGAACATCTGATCTGGCTGATGAACGAAAAAATTCATAAAATAAAAGGGGTGGATGAAACATCCACCAACATGTATTTCCGCGTTTTTAAAATTGCGCAGCCCGATTTAAATCTTGTTAAGACATCAACCGCTTCCAACAAAAAAATAAAGAGCGTATGAAACAGTTTTTCCTTGCAAAAGCATACCGGCTTCGTTCATTCCGCTATAATTTATTTGCTACCGCCAGCTTCAGCTTTCTAAAAAAACGATCTGGTGGATTGCATTTCAAACGCTACCGGCAATTGATTTTAACGGTATACTTTTCCCTTTTCACCATCGCAGCTTTTTCGCAAACTACACTGAAAGGTAGAATTACCGATTCCGGGTCTGAACCTCTTATCGGTGCCACTGTGCGTTGGAAGGAAGATCCTTCGAAAGGAACGCAAACCGACGAGGATGGAAAATTTCTGCTCGGTGTTTCTGCTCCAAATGGAACATTGGTTTTCTCCTATATTGGTTACGACGATTACGAAGAAGCATTTTCACCGGTTAAAACAACATTCAGCATTCAGCTTGCCCTGCACCGGGAACTGGACGAAGTGATCGTAGTTGGTTATGGCTCACAGAAAAAAAGTGATATAACCGGAGCGATTTCTTCAATTAAAGGAAAGGAACTTGAAGGCCTTCCCAATGTCAATCTGGGTACCAGCTTAACAGGGAAAGCAACCGGCATTTATGTTAAAACACCGTCCGGCACACCAGGTGCAGGTTTGTTGGTGAGTGTGCGTGGCAGTGAAAATCCGTTGTATGTGGTGGATGGCATTCCAATGCTCAGCGAAAGTAATTCCAGTCTTTCCACTTCTTACGATACGCAGGGAAATACCACGGGCAATGGACAGGGCGTTTCTTCCATTGCAGATATAAATCCAGATGACATTGCAAGTATTGAAATATTAAAAGATGCATCTTCCGCTTCTATATATGGAGCGCGCGCAGCTAACGGTGTAGTGCTCATCACAACTAAACGTGGTGCTGCCGGAAAAACCAGTTTTAATGTGAATTCCTATACCGGAATACAAAGTGTTTCCAACAAGATAAAATTTATGAGCAGCGATCAGTTTGTTGCGTTGGTAGAAGATGGCCGTGCACAAGACCTGAAAAAATATGAAGAAGACCCGTTGTATTTCGGCGAAGGCTTCGATCCATCTATACTCACCAATCCATTACCGGAATCATGGTTTACCGGCGTAAACACTGACTGGTTGAACGAAGTAATGCAGACAGCTCCGGTGAGCAGCATTCAACTTTCTGCCAGCGGTGGTTCGGAGAAGAATCATTTTTATATCAGCAATTCTTATTTTACACAGGAAGGTATTGTCATCAACTCTGACTATAAAAGATTTAACAACAGAATGAATTTTGATCAGACAGTGAATGATCATCTTTCTTTCGGAGAAAATTTCTCTTTCACGTATTCACAGAATCAAAGAAGTTTCAACGATGATACATACACCGGAATCGTTACGAATGCATTGGGTTGTTCACCATTAATGCCTGCTTATAATGACGATGGAACATATGCTGATTATACGCAGTACCAGGCTGCATGGCTGAGCGATAATCCTGTGCTGAGTGCCAACGAAGTAACTGCAACTTCTATCAGCTATCGTGCCTTGGGAACAGTGTGGGCCAACTATGCATTCAATGACAAATGGGCTTTTAAAACTTCCTGGTCTGCTGATTTTACTTACGTTACTGATGATCAGTATTGGTCGCCCATCACCACAGATGCAAGTGAATTAGGAGGAAAAGCATTCAATGGAAGTTTCAAACAGATGAATTGGCTTGGTGAAAATATTCTCACTTACAATACATCGTGGAATGATGTGCACCATCTTACTGCACTTGGCGGATTTACGATGCAAAAAAATGTATCAAACCGACTAGGAGTTGGTGGACAAGGTTTCCCGATAGGAAGCGGATTGCAAAATGTTTCCAGCTCTGCAATCATCACTTCACGCATTGCTGATGGCACAGCCTGGTCGTTGGTTTCTTTTCTCGGAAGAGTGAACTATGATTACAAAAGCAGGTACCTTTTTAGTTTCAGCATACGCGCTGACGGTTCTTCACGGTTTGGTCCGGAAAACCAATATGGATATTTTCCGGCGGGCTCTGTTGGCTGGAGAATCAGCGATGAAAATTTCTTTCCCGAAAGCAAAGTTTTCACCAACCTGAAGCTTCGGTTCAGCTATGGTCTTACAGGTGATCAGGAGATTGGTGATTTTCAGGATGTCAGTTTCTGGTCGCCAATTACCTACAACGGCATTGCCGGATTGGGTCCGCGCAATATTGCCGATGCATCCCTTCGCTGGCAAAGCAACAGGAAGTTAAATGCGGGAGTTGATTATGAACTGTGGGGCGGAAAACTCAGTGGTTCATTTGAATACTACCGTGAAGTGAAATATGATCTTTTGAGTGAAGATGCAGTGCCCGGGACTTCCGGTTTTCCTTCCATCACACGCAATGCAGGACAAGTGCTGAACAATGGATGGGAATTAAGTTTTAATGCCACACCTGTCCGTGGTACAGTTACCTGGGATATCGGATTCAACATTTCTTATCTGCACAATGAAGTGCTTGAACTCACCAGTGATAGCCTGTTGCTGTATGCTTACAATGATCTTGCGCCATCGCACATTCTTGCTGTCGGACAATCGCAGGGATCTTTCTGGGGAATCAATTATCTCGGCGTTGATCCTGAAACCGGTGATCCGATGTATGAAGATTTAAATGGTGACGGTTCCATTGATGACAATGATGCAACTATAATTGGCAAAGCACTGCCGGATTATTATGGCGGAATAAATACCAGTTTGCGCTGGAAGAATTGGGGGTTCGATTTAAACGCTACTTATTCAATTGGCAATGAAGTGTATAATCTTATTCGTGGTGAATACCTTTCGCTCGGTTATGGTGCAGAAGGCTGGGATGCGGAAAATAATTTGTACCTGGTTTATTCCAACAATCCTGAGTATGCAGATGAGAGATGGATGACTGCAGGTGATCAATCAGATATTCCAAGAGCATCCCTCATCAATTCAAACAACCTGCAGAATTCAACACAGAATCTTGAAAGCGGTTCGTACCTGCGATTAAGCGATATCACATTGAGTTACCTGATCAGGCCTAAAAATCCAACGTACATCAATTCACTGCGGTTGTATGTTGAAATGCAAAATGCATTCACATTTACGAAGTACAGTGGCTTTGATCCGGAAGTGAGCAGCACAGGTGGAGCGGATATCAATACCACCGGCGTGGATTATGCAGCGTATCCGAAAGCAAGAACTTTTTTACTGGGTTTGAACTTAAGTTTTTAAACAGTCAAAAACCTTATCATGAAAATCAGACTTGAAAATAGATGCTATCATTCAGACATGAAAAACTCCTTTAGCATTTTACCGGGAAAATCGACACTTATGAATATTGTAATCAGAAGTTTCCTTATTGTTGTGATGCTCAACACATTTTCTTCCTGCAAAAAATTCCTCGACATTGATTCGCCCAACGATGTGAACAGCGACCATGTGATCACCAGTGGTGACGGACTGATCTCTGCCAGGATAGGTATGTACAACAGTTTGCAAAGCGACGCCTACTACGGCGGCTATTTTCCATTGATGATTGATGCTTACAGCGATAACGGCGCGGCAGGCGGATACGATTCCCCACAACTAAATCAGTTCAATGATAAATCACTCGGAGCTGATAATATTTTCATAGATAACTTCTGGGTTGCTGCTTACAATGCTGTTTATACTGCCAATCAAATCCTTGCGAACGTTGATGCCATTGAAGACCCATCTTTGATGGATGAGGTCCGCAGCGATGTGAAAGGAGAAGCACTTACCGTTCGTGCAATGGCGCACTTCGATTTGCTTCGCACTTTCGGAGAGCATTGGGATGTGAATTCGAACCTTGGAATTCCATTGGTGCTTGACGCCACTGATCCGCTGCAGGCACGTGGAAGAAATACTGTTCAGGAATGTTACGATGCTATTCTTGCCGACTTAAACAATGCATTGGTCCTTGTTTCAAATGATGATGTGGAGGCAGGCGATGGAAGCAAGACACCCGCGTACATCACTCAATATTTTGTGAATGGTTTATTGGCCCGGGTTTATTTGTACATGCAGGATTATGAAAATGCATCGGTAAAAGCAGCAGGAGTTATTAACGATGATATTTTCATAGTGGTCAATAATCCTGCATTGATCTATACAACCAAACTGAGTAGTGAAAGTATTTTTGAATTGCAATTTAACGTGCAGGATCAGAGTCAGTACAATAACCTTACTTATGTGCGGGGTGATGCTTTACGCGTTGATGTCTCTTTCCTCGCAAATGAAAATCTCCATGAATTTTTTCTCAATCGTCCCGGTGATGTTCGTGCAGCTTCTGTTGACTTTGATCCTGAACACAATGATGGAAGTATTCAACCGGATGGCAGAACGGAAAAATACCGTGGAGAAGAAACGAAAGATAATTCTGCATACATCATGCGGATTTCAGAAATGTATTTGATTGCCGCGGAAGCAAAAGGAGTGAGTGGAGGAGGAGTAGATGACTTGAATGCACTTCGCCACAACCGTGGCCTTGGAGATTTATTTCCTGAAGATTTTGATACACCAGAAGCTTTTATGAACACGGTGCAGGATGAACGCAGGGCGGAATTGAATTTTGAAGGTCATCGCTATTTCGATCTTGCAAGAATAGGAAAGGTGAGTGAAGTGATTGGTGAAAGTGTGCTGCCTGTTTTTCCGATTCCTGTAAATCAAATCACGGCAAGCGGTGGAGCAATTACGCAATATCCCGGATACTGAAATAGTTTTTACTGATGTATAGAACTTTTAAATCCATCAACCCATTTGATCAATCCATCATTGCAGAGCATGCATTAATGAGTGAACAACAATTGCAGCAAGCTTTGCAATTGTCAGGACATGCTTTTGAAAGCTGGAAGAAGACAGGGTTTGAAGCGCGTAATCAATTGGTTCAGCATATTGCAGCGCAATTGAGATTGAATAAAGAAAAGTTTGCGCGTTCCATTTCATTGGAGATGGGAAAAATTCTGAGCGAGTCGCGGATTGAGATAGAAAAATGTGCTGTCACCTGTGAGTACTATGCCCGGCATGGTAAAGAATATATGAAAGATGAAAGCATAACAATTGATGCAAAGAAAGCATTGATTGCCTTTCAACCCATTGGTGCAATCTTCGGCATCATGCCCTGGAATTTTCCGTTCTGGCAGGTGATCCGTGCTGCAATGCCCACCATATTAGCCGGAAATGTTTTCCTGTTGAAACATGCACCCAATGTTTCAATGTGTTCCAAAGAAATTGAAACGCTTTTCCTGGAAGCTGGATTTCCTCAAGGTGTTTTCCAATCACTGATCGTGGATATTGATGTAACAGAGAAAATTATTTCTCATGAGATTGTTCAGGGTGTAACCTTAACAGGAAGTGAATTTGCGGGATCAAGTGTTGCGGCATTGGCTGGTAAGCACATAAAGAAATCTGTGCTGGAGTTAGGAGGAAGCGATCCGTTGATCGTGCTTGATGATGCGGATTTCGAAAGCGCTGCAAAAGTCGCTTTGCAATCGCGCATGCAAAATGCCGGTCAGTCATGTATTGCATCGAAACGTTTTATTGTGTTGGAAAAAGGAAGAGATGAATTTGTACAGAAGCTATTTGATGGAGTAAAGAAATTAAAACAGGGAAATCAATTGGAAGAAACAACCACAACGGGTCCGATGGCTCGTGTTGACCTTTCAGAGAAATTGGAAACGCAACAAAAGAATTCTGTAAAAAATGGAGCTCGCATATTAATCGGAGGAAATCGTGACCAAGCCAATTTTCAACCGACTATTCTAACAGATGTGCAACCCGGAATTCCGGCTTTCGATGAAGAAATGTTCGGACCCGTTGCGGCAATTATTTCCGTGAAGGACGAAGCAGATGCAATTCGGCTCGCAAATAAAAACCGCTATGGTCTTGGTGCTTCTATCTGGACAAGAGATTTAGAGCGCGGGGAACGGATAGCGCGCGAAATAAATTCAGGCGCTGTCTTTATCAATGCATTGGTGAAAAGCGATGCACGTTATCCATTTGGCGGCGTAAAAAAATCAGGTTACGGAAGAGAATTGGGAAAATACGGCATGCATGAATTCGTAAATGCAAAAACCATTTACATCGACCAATAAAGTGCTGCTGAAACTATAATTTTCTACTACTCAATACTAACTAAGCACAACTAAGGACTAAGGACTCACGACTTTTTTCTCACTACTCACTACTCTCCATGGCCATCATAACCACCAAAAAAGAAGAATCCGGATACGAACTCTTTAAAAAGAAAACTAAAAATGATGAAGTATTTGAACGCAGGAAGAGACTGGTTCCGAATGCACTCACCATTTTCACACCATCCACCATTTCAAAAGCATCAGGTGCTATAGTTACTGATGTTGATGGAAGAGAATTGATTGATTTTACAGGAGGAATCGGTGTGCTCAATGCAGGCCATTGTCCACCGACAGTGGTGAAAGCGATTCAGGAACAGGCAGCAAAATTCATCCATACTTGTTTTGGTGTAGCAGCGTATGATTTGTATTTAGATGTTGCAGAAAGATTGATCAGCCTATTTCCGCATGGAGATTCCACGAAAGTGATGCTCACCAATTCCGGGGCGGAGAGCGTAGAGAATGCAATCAAGATCGCACGGCAAGCCACAGGTCGGCCTGCCATCATTTGTTATACAGGTGCATTTCACGGGAGGACTTTAATGGCCACTACACTCACTTCAAAAGTGGGTTACAAAATGGGATGTGGCCCCTTTGCCCCGGAAGTATATCGGGTAGAATTTCCGGATTATTCACACGATGGAAATGGCAGGAGTGAAGATGAGTTCGCTGATTATCATTTGAAAAAGCTGGAAGAGTTTTTTCATTATTATGTTCCTGAAAAAAATGTTGCTGCCATTATTATAGAATGCGTGCAGGGTGAAGGTGGTTTTAATGTAGTGCCAAAAAAATACATCCAGGGACTCAGAAAAATTTGTGATGCAAACGGTATTATGCTCATTATTGATGAAGTGCAAACAGGTTTCGGTCGCACCGGCAAATGGGCATCATATCAGCATTTTGATGTGGTGCCTGATATTTCCACGTGGGCAAAATCCATGGGCAGCGGCATGCCGATTGGCGCAGTGATCGGAAAGACATCTGTGATTGATGCGAT contains:
- a CDS encoding RagB/SusD family nutrient uptake outer membrane protein; this encodes MNIVIRSFLIVVMLNTFSSCKKFLDIDSPNDVNSDHVITSGDGLISARIGMYNSLQSDAYYGGYFPLMIDAYSDNGAAGGYDSPQLNQFNDKSLGADNIFIDNFWVAAYNAVYTANQILANVDAIEDPSLMDEVRSDVKGEALTVRAMAHFDLLRTFGEHWDVNSNLGIPLVLDATDPLQARGRNTVQECYDAILADLNNALVLVSNDDVEAGDGSKTPAYITQYFVNGLLARVYLYMQDYENASVKAAGVINDDIFIVVNNPALIYTTKLSSESIFELQFNVQDQSQYNNLTYVRGDALRVDVSFLANENLHEFFLNRPGDVRAASVDFDPEHNDGSIQPDGRTEKYRGEETKDNSAYIMRISEMYLIAAEAKGVSGGGVDDLNALRHNRGLGDLFPEDFDTPEAFMNTVQDERRAELNFEGHRYFDLARIGKVSEVIGESVLPVFPIPVNQITASGGAITQYPGY
- a CDS encoding aspartate aminotransferase family protein; the protein is MAIITTKKEESGYELFKKKTKNDEVFERRKRLVPNALTIFTPSTISKASGAIVTDVDGRELIDFTGGIGVLNAGHCPPTVVKAIQEQAAKFIHTCFGVAAYDLYLDVAERLISLFPHGDSTKVMLTNSGAESVENAIKIARQATGRPAIICYTGAFHGRTLMATTLTSKVGYKMGCGPFAPEVYRVEFPDYSHDGNGRSEDEFADYHLKKLEEFFHYYVPEKNVAAIIIECVQGEGGFNVVPKKYIQGLRKICDANGIMLIIDEVQTGFGRTGKWASYQHFDVVPDISTWAKSMGSGMPIGAVIGKTSVIDAINPGTIGGTYLGNPVCCAAAIATLDYMQEIDINAKAMAVGEMIRNRFLELKKKFLKHISDVRGIGAMMAFEVSHDGDIHQPNGDFTKQLTQRCYEKGLIIISAGVNGNVVRVLSPLVIEEKDLKRGLDILEESLTELTR
- a CDS encoding NAD-dependent succinate-semialdehyde dehydrogenase; translation: MYRTFKSINPFDQSIIAEHALMSEQQLQQALQLSGHAFESWKKTGFEARNQLVQHIAAQLRLNKEKFARSISLEMGKILSESRIEIEKCAVTCEYYARHGKEYMKDESITIDAKKALIAFQPIGAIFGIMPWNFPFWQVIRAAMPTILAGNVFLLKHAPNVSMCSKEIETLFLEAGFPQGVFQSLIVDIDVTEKIISHEIVQGVTLTGSEFAGSSVAALAGKHIKKSVLELGGSDPLIVLDDADFESAAKVALQSRMQNAGQSCIASKRFIVLEKGRDEFVQKLFDGVKKLKQGNQLEETTTTGPMARVDLSEKLETQQKNSVKNGARILIGGNRDQANFQPTILTDVQPGIPAFDEEMFGPVAAIISVKDEADAIRLANKNRYGLGASIWTRDLERGERIAREINSGAVFINALVKSDARYPFGGVKKSGYGRELGKYGMHEFVNAKTIYIDQ
- a CDS encoding TonB-dependent receptor produces the protein MKQFFLAKAYRLRSFRYNLFATASFSFLKKRSGGLHFKRYRQLILTVYFSLFTIAAFSQTTLKGRITDSGSEPLIGATVRWKEDPSKGTQTDEDGKFLLGVSAPNGTLVFSYIGYDDYEEAFSPVKTTFSIQLALHRELDEVIVVGYGSQKKSDITGAISSIKGKELEGLPNVNLGTSLTGKATGIYVKTPSGTPGAGLLVSVRGSENPLYVVDGIPMLSESNSSLSTSYDTQGNTTGNGQGVSSIADINPDDIASIEILKDASSASIYGARAANGVVLITTKRGAAGKTSFNVNSYTGIQSVSNKIKFMSSDQFVALVEDGRAQDLKKYEEDPLYFGEGFDPSILTNPLPESWFTGVNTDWLNEVMQTAPVSSIQLSASGGSEKNHFYISNSYFTQEGIVINSDYKRFNNRMNFDQTVNDHLSFGENFSFTYSQNQRSFNDDTYTGIVTNALGCSPLMPAYNDDGTYADYTQYQAAWLSDNPVLSANEVTATSISYRALGTVWANYAFNDKWAFKTSWSADFTYVTDDQYWSPITTDASELGGKAFNGSFKQMNWLGENILTYNTSWNDVHHLTALGGFTMQKNVSNRLGVGGQGFPIGSGLQNVSSSAIITSRIADGTAWSLVSFLGRVNYDYKSRYLFSFSIRADGSSRFGPENQYGYFPAGSVGWRISDENFFPESKVFTNLKLRFSYGLTGDQEIGDFQDVSFWSPITYNGIAGLGPRNIADASLRWQSNRKLNAGVDYELWGGKLSGSFEYYREVKYDLLSEDAVPGTSGFPSITRNAGQVLNNGWELSFNATPVRGTVTWDIGFNISYLHNEVLELTSDSLLLYAYNDLAPSHILAVGQSQGSFWGINYLGVDPETGDPMYEDLNGDGSIDDNDATIIGKALPDYYGGINTSLRWKNWGFDLNATYSIGNEVYNLIRGEYLSLGYGAEGWDAENNLYLVYSNNPEYADERWMTAGDQSDIPRASLINSNNLQNSTQNLESGSYLRLSDITLSYLIRPKNPTYINSLRLYVEMQNAFTFTKYSGFDPEVSSTGGADINTTGVDYAAYPKARTFLLGLNLSF
- the alaS gene encoding alanine--tRNA ligase, which codes for MNAKEIRSAFLEFFASKGHAIVPSAPIVIKNDPTLMFTNAGMNQFKDIFLGDKIPVSKRVADTQKCLRVSGKHNDLEEVGIDTYHHTMFEMLGNWSFGDYFKEESIAWAWELLTQVYQLPADRLYVTIFEGDAKEGLEKDEEAATFWKKWIAEDRIISGNKKDNFWEMGDTGPCGPCSEIHFDNRDDEERKKLEGKNLVNTGDPQVIEIWNLVFIQFNRLSNGSLQPLPANHVDTGMGFERLTRVIQQKKSNYDSDIFQPFIAFIENKSAIKYGTAEKTDVAMRVMSDHIRAIGFAIADGQLPSNTGAGYVIRRILRRAVRYYYSFLNVQTPVLFELVEILAKEFGDVFPEISKQQSFVARVIEEEESSFLKTLSDGIKRFDQYAATLKGNARMVEGKFAFELYDTFGFPIDLTQLLAAEKNITVDLPGFNTSLDEQRKRSRKAAEVVTGDWIELKKVDKIDFLGYDSLEAQSNVVKYRKQKAKDKEVFQLVLNQTPFYAESGGQLGDQGKLFFGEEEIKVLDTKKENELIIHFVNRFPKSFDESVLAKVDVVARNSIMSNHTATHLMHAALRKILGTHVQQKGSLVAPDHLRFDFSHFAKVTREELDAIETMVNQKIRENIIREVDVMPVAEAMKTGAMALFGEKYGDKVRVVTFDKNFSRELCGGTHVHSTGAIGYFKIISEAAVAAGVRRIEAITGEAAEQLIRSTFNRLETIGSLLGNAKDAEKGIQHLQEENAQLKKQVESFTAMQVQQVKEMLKKTSENIGGIQFIGAATSLNSADALKKLAYDLRNEVENLVGVFGAEADGKAHLMIIISDNLVKEKSLDAGKMIRIISKEINGGGGGQKFFASAGGTHPAGINKAIEAARDGLNATIG
- a CDS encoding Lrp/AsnC family transcriptional regulator encodes the protein MNVTQAVKDVPHTELDQLDFQILSQLQQDGRKSFTDIAEQLKVSVGTVRNRVQWLTETKTLQVIGRVDPEKIGFHAYAHIFINVSPASLIIPVAEKIAKLPEVSFLAMISGNFDLEVNVMCRNNEHLIWLMNEKIHKIKGVDETSTNMYFRVFKIAQPDLNLVKTSTASNKKIKSV